Proteins encoded together in one Pseudorca crassidens isolate mPseCra1 chromosome 17, mPseCra1.hap1, whole genome shotgun sequence window:
- the LOC137210515 gene encoding LOW QUALITY PROTEIN: spliceosome-associated protein CWC15 homolog (The sequence of the model RefSeq protein was modified relative to this genomic sequence to represent the inferred CDS: substituted 1 base at 1 genomic stop codon), producing the protein MTTAARPTFEPARGGRGKGEGDLSQLSKQYSSRDLPSHTKIKYRQTTQDAPEEVQNRDFRRELEERERAAAREKNRDRPTREHTTSSSVSKKPRLDQIPAANLNAGDPLTDEEDEDKDFEEKSDDDDTAALLAELEKIXKERAEEQSRKEQEQKAEEERICMENILSRNPLLNLTGPSQPQANFKVKRRWDDDVVFKNCAKGVDDQKKDKRFVNDTLRSEFHKKFMEKYIK; encoded by the exons ATGACAACAGCAGCTAGGCCAACTTTTGAACCTGCAAGAGGGGGGAGAGGTAAAGGAGAAGGTGATTTGAGCCAACTCTCAAAGCAATATTCAAGCAGAGACCTACCCTCTCatacaaagataaaatatagACAGACCACTCAGGATGCCCCTGAAGAAGTTCAGAACCGTGACTTCAGGAGAGagttggaagagagagagagagctgctgcaagagaaaaaaacagagaccgACCAACCCGAGAACATACAACCTCCTCTTCAGTGTCAAAGAAGCCTCGGTTGGACCAGATTCCCGCTGCCAACCTCAATGCAGGCGACCCTCTAACAGATGAGGAAGATGAAGAT aaagattttgaagagaagagtgatgatgatgatactgcAGCTCTTCTTGCGGagctggaaaaaatttaaaaagaaagagctgAAGAGCAGTCCAGGAAGGAACAAGAACAAAAGGCTGAAGAAGAAAGGATTTGTATGGAAAACATTCTGAGTAGAAACCCTCTCCTTAATCTCACTGGCCCATCCCAGCCTCAGGCCAACTTCAAAGTTAAAAGAAGGTGGGATGATGATGTTGTTTTCAAGAACTGTGCAAAAGGTGTAGATGATcagaagaaagacaaaagatTTGTAAATGATACGCTGCGATCTGAATTTCACAAAAAGttcatggaaaaatatattaaatag